The following proteins come from a genomic window of Chaetodon auriga isolate fChaAug3 chromosome 16, fChaAug3.hap1, whole genome shotgun sequence:
- the ccdc97 gene encoding coiled-coil domain-containing protein 97 has product MWGEIEPPVKTQPSLCDSEDARKLPEEPVEQFKGFDFKRPAHTQPQPLQDPECVSEAESTCVNDMLESVAMSRSPVKSQQKGEAELTLKERKEELLNQYRSRPLVFLERYHAFLKPHNLPAFAHVCSDPRAQHYSKVIQRRAGACTNRTRVRNQRYAALRALQREGRYFSEEQMRMREPLLYEQYIGQYLTDEEVLERSQEAMQGTAQEAQAGGTTGLAHLLLSSYQEQLIQNRLHEEQEREEGAQEEDEDEDDDDHSVQQQEGEPTPQEKALLREEFISQMHQRFLEGKDKDFDYSEVDENPDYDNLDIVSRDAEDKYFDEDDDEEEDEVENDEKEEEMAE; this is encoded by the exons ATGTGGGGTGAAATCGAGCCTCCCGTTAAAACACAACCGAGTTTGTGTGACAGTGAAGACGCGCGGAAACTTCCAGAAGAACCGGTGGAACAGTTCAAGGGATTTGACTTTAAACGCCCCGCTCACACACAGCCGCAGCCCCTGCAAGACCCCGAG TGCGTGAGTGAGGCTGAGTCCACCTGTGTAAATGACATGTTGGAGTCTGTTGCCATGAGTAGAAGCCCAGTGAAGAGCCAGCAGAAAGGAGAGGCTGAACTGACCCTGAAGGAGCGcaaagaggagctgctgaatCAGTACAGGAGCAGGCCACTGGTGTTCCTGGAGAGGTACCAT GCCTTCCTCAAGCCCCACAACCTGCCAGCATTTGCCCATGTCTGCTCAGACCCACGAGCTCAGCACTACAGCAAAGTGATACAGAGACGAGCTGGAGCATGCACCAACAGAACCAGGGTCCGAAACCAGCGCTATGCCGCCCTCAGGGCCCTGCAGAGGG AGGGTCGGTATTTCAGTGAGGAACAGATGCGAATGAGGGAGCCGCTGCTGTACGAACAGTACATCGGCCAGTACCTGACTGACGAGGAG GTGCTGGAGCGCTCCCAGGAGGCCATGCAGGGCACTGCACAGGAGGCACAAGCGGGAGGCACAACAGGGCTcgcccacctcctcctcagctcctaCCAGGAGCAGCTCATCCAGAATCGTCTgcatgaggagcaggagagagaggagggagcacaggaggaggacgaggacgaagACGACGATG ATCATtctgtccagcagcaggaagggGAACCCACCCCGCAGGAGAAGGCTCTGCTCAGGGAGGAGTTCATCAGTCAGATGCACCAGCGCTTCCTAGAGGGCAAAGACAAGGACTTTGACTACAG CGAGGTGGACGAGAACCCAGACTATGACAACTTGGACATAGTCAGCAGAGATGCGGAGGACAAATAttttgatgaagatgatgatgaggaggaagatgaggtggAGAATgatgaaaaggaggaagaaatggCAGAATAG
- the LOC143334409 gene encoding uncharacterized protein LOC143334409 isoform X1, which translates to MPSQGSTTKKCVVCHAQLYVACKTCKTCKAEQPPKLRLRKKMEKFDQKRESWVHTHQKNRTTSHIRDEAYMLLEKLHALGVRAVLLLSRPGRKQNAWVSEVLAPRCQLTETSRTCLQRMKDLYDIVIQGWTPQDAAGQPDEPSSAPLELPTGPQMVPPDPQVAMALLVPSAASIGPPKALTGPPTGPTGPPAALIGPPIGQPAALTGPSAHHAIPEQQSQNLGRGQHSPEGPPAASQVCLQNDGQREIKTERGSSPTPVSAPASSSPDIKLETEDIGSTSNHPANLSSSSVLSVTVTDTGFFGDMEDDWEEREETGHCGQKEKERRRGEMGPEMQIYRPIQRGIEEESMAMCVAPPTKPHSVLLECKYENTDAASSGHEAAQLQVMKLEKRAPQTAETSHITQTSYKVEAPSSRPSSNCDLDTMDLDQLKREKIKMQIKVLRLQEEYYTQKLKGQKKFNSFTGV; encoded by the exons ATGCCGAGCCAGGGGTCAACAACTAAAAAGTGTGTGGTCTGCCACGCACAGCTATATGTAGCCTGCAAAACCTGCAAGACATGCAAGGCAGAGCAGCCGCCGAAGCTGAGGCTCcgaaaaaaaatggagaagtTCGATCAGAAGCGGGAGAGCTGGGTCCACACCCACCAAAAAAACAGGACCACCTCACATATCCGGGATGAAGCCTATATGTTG CTTGAGAAGTTGCACGCTCTGGGAGTAAGggctgttttgcttttgtcGAGGCCTGGAAGAAAGCAAAATGCCTGGGTGTCCGAGGTTTTGGCACCCCGTTGCCAGCTGACCGAAACATCACGTACATGTCTACAAAGAATGAAAGACCTCTATGACATTGTTATTCAAG GCTGGACTCCCCAAGATGCTGCAGGACAACCTGATGAACCCTCATCAGCCCCTCTTGAACTCCCAACTGGACCACAAATGGTCCCACCAGACCCCCAGGTAGCAATGGCCCTGCTTGTTCCCTCAGCAGCCTCAATTGGACCTCCAAAGGCCCTGACTGGACCACCAACAGGCCCAACTGGACCCCCAGCAGCTCTAATTGGACCACCAATTGGACAGCCAGCAGCCCTGACAGGACCCTCTGCACACCATGCAATCCCAGAGCAGCAATCCCAGAACCTGGGGAGAGGACAACATTCCCCAGAAGGACCTCCAGCAGCCTCCCAAGTTTGTCTTCAAAATG ATGGACAGCGAGAAATCAAAACTGAAAGAGGAAGTTCTCCAACACCTGTATCTGCGCCAGCTTCCTCGTCCCCAGACATCAAACTTGAAACTGAGGACATCGGTTCAACCAGCAATCACCCTGCCAACCTCAGCtcgtcctctgtgctgtctgtcactgtgacgGACACAGGTTTTTTTGGGGACATGGAAG ACgactgggaggagagagaagaaacagggCATTGTggacaaaaggagaaagaaagaaggagaggagagatgggcCCTGAAATGCAGATATACAGACCGATACAGAGAGGTATTGAGGAAGAAAGCATGGCAATGt GTGTTGCCCCCCCAACTAAACCCCACAGTGTGCTGCTTGAGTGCAAATATGAGAACACAGATGCTGCCAGCTCTGGCCATGAAGCAGCACAACTACAAGTAATGAAGCTAGAGAAAAG ggctCCTCAAACAGCCGAAACCTCGCACATCACTCAGACCTCCTACAAGGTGGAGGCTCCATCCTCCAGGCCCTCCAGTAACTGTGATCTGGATACAATGGACCTTGAtcagctgaagagagagaagataaaGATGCAGATAAAAGTCTTGAGGTTACAAGAAGAATATTACACTCAGAAACTAAAGGGCCAGAAAAAATTCAATAGTTTCACTGGAGTCTGA
- the LOC143334409 gene encoding uncharacterized protein LOC143334409 isoform X2 — MPSQGSTTKKCVVCHAQLYVACKTCKTCKAEQPPKLRLRKKMEKFDQKRESWVHTHQKNRTTSHIRDEAYMLLEKLHALGVRAVLLLSRPGRKQNAWVSEVLAPRCQLTETSRTCLQRMKDLYDIVIQGWTPQDAAGQPDEPSSAPLELPTGPQMVPPDPQVAMALLVPSAASIGPPKALTGPPTGPTGPPAALIGPPIGQPAALTGPSAHHAIPEQQSQNLGRGQHSPEGPPAASQVCLQNDDWEEREETGHCGQKEKERRRGEMGPEMQIYRPIQRGIEEESMAMCVAPPTKPHSVLLECKYENTDAASSGHEAAQLQVMKLEKRAPQTAETSHITQTSYKVEAPSSRPSSNCDLDTMDLDQLKREKIKMQIKVLRLQEEYYTQKLKGQKKFNSFTGV; from the exons ATGCCGAGCCAGGGGTCAACAACTAAAAAGTGTGTGGTCTGCCACGCACAGCTATATGTAGCCTGCAAAACCTGCAAGACATGCAAGGCAGAGCAGCCGCCGAAGCTGAGGCTCcgaaaaaaaatggagaagtTCGATCAGAAGCGGGAGAGCTGGGTCCACACCCACCAAAAAAACAGGACCACCTCACATATCCGGGATGAAGCCTATATGTTG CTTGAGAAGTTGCACGCTCTGGGAGTAAGggctgttttgcttttgtcGAGGCCTGGAAGAAAGCAAAATGCCTGGGTGTCCGAGGTTTTGGCACCCCGTTGCCAGCTGACCGAAACATCACGTACATGTCTACAAAGAATGAAAGACCTCTATGACATTGTTATTCAAG GCTGGACTCCCCAAGATGCTGCAGGACAACCTGATGAACCCTCATCAGCCCCTCTTGAACTCCCAACTGGACCACAAATGGTCCCACCAGACCCCCAGGTAGCAATGGCCCTGCTTGTTCCCTCAGCAGCCTCAATTGGACCTCCAAAGGCCCTGACTGGACCACCAACAGGCCCAACTGGACCCCCAGCAGCTCTAATTGGACCACCAATTGGACAGCCAGCAGCCCTGACAGGACCCTCTGCACACCATGCAATCCCAGAGCAGCAATCCCAGAACCTGGGGAGAGGACAACATTCCCCAGAAGGACCTCCAGCAGCCTCCCAAGTTTGTCTTCAAAATG ACgactgggaggagagagaagaaacagggCATTGTggacaaaaggagaaagaaagaaggagaggagagatgggcCCTGAAATGCAGATATACAGACCGATACAGAGAGGTATTGAGGAAGAAAGCATGGCAATGt GTGTTGCCCCCCCAACTAAACCCCACAGTGTGCTGCTTGAGTGCAAATATGAGAACACAGATGCTGCCAGCTCTGGCCATGAAGCAGCACAACTACAAGTAATGAAGCTAGAGAAAAG ggctCCTCAAACAGCCGAAACCTCGCACATCACTCAGACCTCCTACAAGGTGGAGGCTCCATCCTCCAGGCCCTCCAGTAACTGTGATCTGGATACAATGGACCTTGAtcagctgaagagagagaagataaaGATGCAGATAAAAGTCTTGAGGTTACAAGAAGAATATTACACTCAGAAACTAAAGGGCCAGAAAAAATTCAATAGTTTCACTGGAGTCTGA